In Phaeobacter gallaeciensis DSM 26640, a genomic segment contains:
- a CDS encoding SPOR domain-containing protein, translating to MAYFTQAGHGQSYSNGGDRSSDPATESQGIRQEPSFADAHLRDPVAQSPYPQPEHPFGYDPQTPAPRPQSVAGHRQEPQAGGYFAQHQPQAPAQGYSPYQQAAATYGNPAEDAYSGPGTDQGHRYDDYGFTPEPAGTGRAGLAKAFSAFGAVASLALVAGIGLWGYQLISRDVSGVPVVRAVEGPLRVQPDNPGGLPADHQGLAVNAVAANGNVESPADRLTLAPEDVALTEDDQPMQAALTTDTSGAGRDRASATDTSDLSTEAVAAYQGGDIDALVAELTDGVTPLGQDALNGAEQLSAAAAAPNTAPAIVQPEPLQPVSIAAVAPAPNAALRNAPGVRVSLRPAARPARFSPTRAVAATPAARTTQDVSPDSLPAGTRLAQLGAYESAEVARAEWDRIHGRFADYLEGKKRVIQKAESGGRTFYRLRAMGFADLSDARRFCSALVAGNADCIPVTTR from the coding sequence ATGGCGTATTTTACGCAGGCAGGTCACGGCCAGTCGTATTCCAATGGAGGGGACCGTTCTTCGGACCCTGCCACAGAATCGCAAGGGATCCGGCAGGAGCCGTCTTTCGCTGATGCGCATTTGCGCGATCCCGTTGCCCAATCGCCCTATCCGCAGCCGGAACACCCTTTCGGCTATGATCCGCAGACACCCGCCCCGCGCCCGCAATCTGTAGCGGGCCATAGGCAAGAGCCACAAGCGGGTGGGTATTTTGCACAGCATCAGCCGCAGGCGCCCGCGCAGGGCTACAGCCCCTATCAGCAGGCAGCCGCTACCTATGGCAACCCGGCAGAGGACGCTTATAGCGGTCCGGGTACCGATCAGGGGCACCGCTACGACGACTATGGATTTACCCCCGAACCCGCCGGCACAGGCCGTGCCGGGCTGGCGAAGGCGTTTAGCGCCTTTGGCGCGGTGGCGTCGCTGGCGCTGGTCGCAGGTATTGGTCTCTGGGGCTATCAGCTGATTTCTCGCGACGTAAGCGGTGTGCCCGTGGTGCGCGCTGTCGAAGGCCCGCTGCGGGTGCAGCCGGATAACCCCGGCGGTCTGCCAGCCGATCATCAGGGCCTTGCGGTCAACGCGGTTGCCGCCAACGGCAATGTTGAAAGCCCCGCCGACCGTCTGACTTTGGCCCCCGAAGATGTGGCGCTGACCGAAGATGATCAGCCCATGCAGGCGGCCCTGACAACCGACACCTCTGGCGCCGGGCGGGATCGCGCCTCCGCGACTGACACCTCCGATCTTTCGACTGAGGCGGTGGCCGCCTATCAGGGCGGCGACATCGACGCGCTTGTGGCAGAGCTGACTGACGGCGTCACCCCACTGGGACAGGATGCGCTGAACGGGGCTGAGCAGCTGTCCGCCGCAGCTGCCGCGCCAAACACTGCCCCAGCGATTGTGCAGCCGGAACCCCTGCAGCCCGTGAGCATTGCCGCCGTCGCCCCGGCACCGAACGCGGCCCTGCGCAATGCCCCCGGCGTGCGCGTCTCGCTGCGACCCGCAGCGCGCCCGGCCCGCTTCTCTCCAACCCGTGCGGTTGCGGCTACCCCGGCGGCACGCACAACCCAGGACGTCTCGCCCGACAGCCTGCCTGCAGGCACCCGGCTGGCCCAGCTTGGCGCTTATGAAAGCGCCGAAGTCGCCCGCGCCGAATGGGACCGCATTCACGGTCGTTTTGCGGATTATCTGGAAGGCAAGAAACGCGTGATCCAGAAGGCCGAAAGCGGCGGGCGCACCTTCTATCGCCTGCGGGCCATGGGCTTTGCCGATCTGTCGGATGCGCGTCGGTTCTGCTCCGCTCTGGTGGCAGGCAACGCGGATTGTATCCCTGTGACCACCCGCTAG